One window of the Vigna radiata var. radiata cultivar VC1973A chromosome 1, Vradiata_ver6, whole genome shotgun sequence genome contains the following:
- the LOC106775218 gene encoding uncharacterized protein LOC106775218 isoform X3 encodes MELVLNSSDEDFIVAMLYSLSKLACILIPLTSYQVDFLLLFLNRERTSHVKETALKCLHFLFRRGLCENSDNSGIIRGLFSIMEEPEISMPMQYKALRVLHKVLLSIPPSSLRMELREFMRLQTIIEDTSQYPGSRKSCLAICILADLCCRTKDRAAIENVFGCSSLPSRVITLIKDHIKLLLMPLFEDSQNDLTICQELQRLLKILLTVVESHPSLGCLVLDNIKEVIEYYLVTVASTDRAVRSTHLAVNFKGKKQNSFIFKFLSKIYRFLVACLDNLYVVGAMDTEVLSKVNILAEIVCQCSLIDCYTYLLYHLLLHSQPICDGLVHESDETHPASCLIKCTTFVNKVLTGTNGWTAYKVGVHAACQGEWSLATIIFRTLIQKVKSVSCCSWLNALFHYSNSEEKFQLPRQPKQGTTSIIELVGTIEFPLSCDYKDDTCPGLARNIYDCNYYDQLTQSHMELCSSLKVLEASATSSQEFCFQRWFLSLRARVLENLVCVVKTLREVLLNVDQNLNQVETESNDKLQFLKSYQDFNQISLQLFKLAEEFNLLRASFIGMDSESSEVLAAHSLSSSVLAFVTSFGVSNIDQDSHRIFIGVKTSSNLQALTIQNLQRLFWCVDNRTRASFSLLLNYFDLNENCLSPGSGYRACSIRYKDREVVNVCTYAVSSAVCLLQKTASEFTKNALSLVSSTLIKLMHIHLGIPKYFFKVRPFIGAELFLHNEDSVNGVEISVSHGSHITLNICLQLKNVPLNLLVKSTKCSCILHCSTSFLVPCGQTLGHSPSISEAWKDGEIFELNQKLVCHVLDGVAGKRRIGMHSRAHGNSVAVETFMDFRPNEKGQGFSHCSLDVSNFPVGSYRIKWHSCMVDSQDSYWSLLPLNPGPVFFVTKPRIG; translated from the exons ATGGAGTTGGTACTAAATTCGTCAGATGAAGATTTTATAGTTGCTATGTTATACTCGCTCTCAAAACTGGCTTGCATTTTAATTCCTTTAACCTCTTATCAG GTGGACTTTCTCCTTTTGTTTCTCAATCGAGAAAGAACTTCACATGTAAAAGAAACAGCATTAAAATGCTTGCATTTTTTATTCAGAAGAGGATTGTGTGAGAACTCAGATAATTCAGGTATAATTCGTGGGCTGTTTTCCATAATGGAGGAACCTGAAATTTCAATGCCCATGCAATATAAAGCTCTAAGGGTCTTGCACAAG GTCCTTCTTTCTATTCCCCCTTCTTCACTTCGCATGGAACTTCGTGAGTTTATGAGGCTTCAAACTATTATTGAAGACACAAGTCAATATCCAGGCTCGAGGAAGAGCTGCTTGGCCATTTGTATTCTAGCAGATTTGTGTTGTAGGACAAAGGACAGAGCAGCAATTGAGAATGTTTTTGGTTGTTCTTCCCTTCCATCGCGTGTTATCACTTTAATCAAAGATCATATCAAACTTTTGTTGATGCCATTGTTTGAAGATTCTCAAAATGATTTGACAATTTGTCAGGAGCTCCAGCGTCTGCTAAAGATTCTTTTAACTGTTGTTGAAAGTCATCCTTCTCTTGGTTGTTTGGTACTTGATAACATAAAAGAAGTGATTGAATATTATCTTGTGACTGTTGCATCTACTGATCGTGCAGTACGATCAACTCATCTAGCTGTAAATTTTAAAGGGAAAAAGCAaaattcctttatttttaaattccttTCCAAAATATACAGATTTCTGGTGGCATGCCTTGACAACCTTTATGTAGTTGGTGCTATGGATACTGAAGTGTTAAGTAAAGTGAATATTTTGGCCGAAATTGTATGCCAGTGTAGTTTAATTGATTGCTATACATACTTATTGTACCATTTGCTATTGCACAGTCAGCCTATTTGTGATGGCTTAGTCCATGAGAGTGATGAAACACATCCGGCTAGTTGTCTTATTAAATGCACAACGTTTGTAAACAAAGTCTTGACAGGAACAAATGGCTGGACTGCTTACAAGGTTGGTGTTCATGCAGCGTGTCAGGGTGAATGGTCGCTGGCTACTATTATATTCAGGACATTAATACAGAAAGTGAAGTCTGTTTCTTGCTGTAGCTGGTTAAATGCATTGTTTCATTATTCTAATTCTGAAGAAAAATTCCAACTTCCTAGGCAGCCAAAACAGGGAACCACATCAATAATAGAATTGGTGGGGACTATTGAATTTCCTTTATCATGTGATTACAAGGATGATACATGTCCAGGACTTGCCAGGAATATTTATGATTGTAATTACTATGATCAGCTTACTCAGTCTCATATGGAATTGTGCTCCTCCTTGAAAGTTTTGGAAGCCTCTGCAACAAGTTCTCAAGAATTTTGTTTCCAGAGGTGGTTTTTATCATTAAGAGCTAGAGTGTTGGAAAATTTAGTGTGTGTGGTTAAAACTTTGAGGGAAGTTTTATTGAACgtggatcaaaatttaaatcagGTAGAGACCGAGAGTAATGATAAGCTTCAATTCCTGAAGTCTTATCAagattttaatcaaatttcttTACAACTGTTCAAACTAGCAGAAGAATTTAATCTACTTAGAGCATCTTTCATTGGGATGGACAGTGAAAGTTCTGAAGTCCTTGCAGCTCATAGTCTGAGTTCTTCAGTATTAGCATTTGTAACTTCTTTTGGAGTGTCTAATATAGACCAAGATTCTCATAGAATTTTTATTGGTGTCAAAACCTCTAGTAATTTACAGGCTTTGACAATACAAAATTTACAGAGGCTATTTTGGTGTGTGGATAATAGAACCAGAGCAAGTTTCTCTTTGCTGTTGAATTATTTTGACCTAAATGAGAATTGTTTATCTCCAGGATCCGGTTACCGAGCTTGTAGCATTAGGTATAAAGACCGAGAGGTGGTCAATGTTTGTACTTATGCTGTCTCTAGTGCTGTATGCTTGCTTCAGAAAACTGCATCTGAGTTTACCAAGAATGCTTTGTCACTAGTTTCTAGTactttgataaaattgatgCACATTCATCTTGGGATTCCAAAGTACTTCTTCAAAGTAAG ACCATTCATCGGGGCAGAACTTTTTCTCCACAATGAGGACTCTGTTAATGGGGTTGAAATATCCGTTTCGCATGGCTCTCATATCACATTGAATATTTGTCTTCAATTAAAGAATGTGCCACTAAACCTGCTGGTTAAGTCAACTAAGTGTTCCTGCATCCTTCATTGCAGTACGTCCTTCCTTGTCCCATGTGGACAAACCTTGGGGCACTCACCGTCTATATCTGAAGCTTGGAAAGATGGTGAAATATTTGAACTGAACCAGAAGTTGGTTTGCCATGTCTTGGATGGTGTGGCAGGAAAGAGAAGAATTGGTATGCACAGTAGGGCCCATGGTAATAGTGTAGCTGTGGAGACATTCATGGATTTTAGACCTAATGAGAAAGGGCAGGGGTTTTCACATTGCTCACTTGATGTGTCTAACTTTCCCGTAGGTTCTTATAGAATCAAGTGGCATAGCTGTATGGTTGATAGTCAAGATTCATATTGGAGTCTCCTTCCTCTGAACCCCGGACCTGTATTTTTTGTTACAAAACCCAGAATTGGCTAA
- the LOC106775218 gene encoding uncharacterized protein LOC106775218 isoform X4, which produces MEEPEISMPMQYKALRVLHKVLLSIPPSSLRMELREFMRLQTIIEDTSQYPGSRKSCLAICILADLCCRTKDRAAIENVFGCSSLPSRVITLIKDHIKLLLMPLFEDSQNDLTICQELQRLLKILLTVVESHPSLGCLVLDNIKEVIEYYLVTVASTDRAVRSTHLAVNFKGKKQNSFIFKFLSKIYRFLVACLDNLYVVGAMDTEVLSKVNILAEIVCQCSLIDCYTYLLYHLLLHSQPICDGLVHESDETHPASCLIKCTTFVNKVLTGTNGWTAYKVGVHAACQGEWSLATIIFRTLIQKVKSVSCCSWLNALFHYSNSEEKFQLPRQPKQGTTSIIELVGTIEFPLSCDYKDDTCPGLARNIYDCNYYDQLTQSHMELCSSLKVLEASATSSQEFCFQRWFLSLRARVLENLVCVVKTLREVLLNVDQNLNQVETESNDKLQFLKSYQDFNQISLQLFKLAEEFNLLRASFIGMDSESSEVLAAHSLSSSVLAFVTSFGVSNIDQDSHRIFIGVKTSSNLQALTIQNLQRLFWCVDNRTRASFSLLLNYFDLNENCLSPGSGYRACSIRYKDREVVNVCTYAVSSAVCLLQKTASEFTKNALSLVSSTLIKLMHIHLGIPKYFFKVRPFIGAELFLHNEDSVNGVEISVSHGSHITLNICLQLKNVPLNLLVKSTKCSCILHCSTSFLVPCGQTLGHSPSISEAWKDGEIFELNQKLVCHVLDGVAGKRRIGMHSRAHGNSVAVETFMDFRPNEKGQGFSHCSLDVSNFPVGSYRIKWHSCMVDSQDSYWSLLPLNPGPVFFVTKPRIG; this is translated from the exons ATGGAGGAACCTGAAATTTCAATGCCCATGCAATATAAAGCTCTAAGGGTCTTGCACAAG GTCCTTCTTTCTATTCCCCCTTCTTCACTTCGCATGGAACTTCGTGAGTTTATGAGGCTTCAAACTATTATTGAAGACACAAGTCAATATCCAGGCTCGAGGAAGAGCTGCTTGGCCATTTGTATTCTAGCAGATTTGTGTTGTAGGACAAAGGACAGAGCAGCAATTGAGAATGTTTTTGGTTGTTCTTCCCTTCCATCGCGTGTTATCACTTTAATCAAAGATCATATCAAACTTTTGTTGATGCCATTGTTTGAAGATTCTCAAAATGATTTGACAATTTGTCAGGAGCTCCAGCGTCTGCTAAAGATTCTTTTAACTGTTGTTGAAAGTCATCCTTCTCTTGGTTGTTTGGTACTTGATAACATAAAAGAAGTGATTGAATATTATCTTGTGACTGTTGCATCTACTGATCGTGCAGTACGATCAACTCATCTAGCTGTAAATTTTAAAGGGAAAAAGCAaaattcctttatttttaaattccttTCCAAAATATACAGATTTCTGGTGGCATGCCTTGACAACCTTTATGTAGTTGGTGCTATGGATACTGAAGTGTTAAGTAAAGTGAATATTTTGGCCGAAATTGTATGCCAGTGTAGTTTAATTGATTGCTATACATACTTATTGTACCATTTGCTATTGCACAGTCAGCCTATTTGTGATGGCTTAGTCCATGAGAGTGATGAAACACATCCGGCTAGTTGTCTTATTAAATGCACAACGTTTGTAAACAAAGTCTTGACAGGAACAAATGGCTGGACTGCTTACAAGGTTGGTGTTCATGCAGCGTGTCAGGGTGAATGGTCGCTGGCTACTATTATATTCAGGACATTAATACAGAAAGTGAAGTCTGTTTCTTGCTGTAGCTGGTTAAATGCATTGTTTCATTATTCTAATTCTGAAGAAAAATTCCAACTTCCTAGGCAGCCAAAACAGGGAACCACATCAATAATAGAATTGGTGGGGACTATTGAATTTCCTTTATCATGTGATTACAAGGATGATACATGTCCAGGACTTGCCAGGAATATTTATGATTGTAATTACTATGATCAGCTTACTCAGTCTCATATGGAATTGTGCTCCTCCTTGAAAGTTTTGGAAGCCTCTGCAACAAGTTCTCAAGAATTTTGTTTCCAGAGGTGGTTTTTATCATTAAGAGCTAGAGTGTTGGAAAATTTAGTGTGTGTGGTTAAAACTTTGAGGGAAGTTTTATTGAACgtggatcaaaatttaaatcagGTAGAGACCGAGAGTAATGATAAGCTTCAATTCCTGAAGTCTTATCAagattttaatcaaatttcttTACAACTGTTCAAACTAGCAGAAGAATTTAATCTACTTAGAGCATCTTTCATTGGGATGGACAGTGAAAGTTCTGAAGTCCTTGCAGCTCATAGTCTGAGTTCTTCAGTATTAGCATTTGTAACTTCTTTTGGAGTGTCTAATATAGACCAAGATTCTCATAGAATTTTTATTGGTGTCAAAACCTCTAGTAATTTACAGGCTTTGACAATACAAAATTTACAGAGGCTATTTTGGTGTGTGGATAATAGAACCAGAGCAAGTTTCTCTTTGCTGTTGAATTATTTTGACCTAAATGAGAATTGTTTATCTCCAGGATCCGGTTACCGAGCTTGTAGCATTAGGTATAAAGACCGAGAGGTGGTCAATGTTTGTACTTATGCTGTCTCTAGTGCTGTATGCTTGCTTCAGAAAACTGCATCTGAGTTTACCAAGAATGCTTTGTCACTAGTTTCTAGTactttgataaaattgatgCACATTCATCTTGGGATTCCAAAGTACTTCTTCAAAGTAAG ACCATTCATCGGGGCAGAACTTTTTCTCCACAATGAGGACTCTGTTAATGGGGTTGAAATATCCGTTTCGCATGGCTCTCATATCACATTGAATATTTGTCTTCAATTAAAGAATGTGCCACTAAACCTGCTGGTTAAGTCAACTAAGTGTTCCTGCATCCTTCATTGCAGTACGTCCTTCCTTGTCCCATGTGGACAAACCTTGGGGCACTCACCGTCTATATCTGAAGCTTGGAAAGATGGTGAAATATTTGAACTGAACCAGAAGTTGGTTTGCCATGTCTTGGATGGTGTGGCAGGAAAGAGAAGAATTGGTATGCACAGTAGGGCCCATGGTAATAGTGTAGCTGTGGAGACATTCATGGATTTTAGACCTAATGAGAAAGGGCAGGGGTTTTCACATTGCTCACTTGATGTGTCTAACTTTCCCGTAGGTTCTTATAGAATCAAGTGGCATAGCTGTATGGTTGATAGTCAAGATTCATATTGGAGTCTCCTTCCTCTGAACCCCGGACCTGTATTTTTTGTTACAAAACCCAGAATTGGCTAA